From a single Granulicella aggregans genomic region:
- a CDS encoding glycosyltransferase family 9 protein gives MRKLILKNNQSPGDILMLTATVRDLHACYPGEFLTDVRTSADQLWQHNPRLTPLQTDDPEVITLQCNYPLIHRSNESPYHFVEAFTEFLNDKLSLHVVPQKLAGEIHLHPKEKAWISQVQERTKTEVPFWVIAAGGKYDFTAKWWNSDRYQQVVDHFHGKIQFVQVGELHHYHPPLRGVIDLRGLTDIRQLVRLVYHAQGVVCGVTFLMHLAAAVETKAGKERSRPCVVVAGGREPPQWEAYPHHQFLHTVGALSCCEKGGCWKSRTLPMGDGSEKDAPRNLCVDVVDRMPRCMDMIASEDVIRAIERYFEGGRHAYLTSDQFCAAQPAVRQPSAQSISTSMVQ, from the coding sequence ATGCGCAAGCTGATACTGAAGAATAATCAAAGCCCTGGCGATATTCTCATGCTCACGGCGACCGTCAGGGATTTGCACGCCTGCTATCCGGGTGAGTTTCTAACTGACGTTCGTACCAGCGCCGACCAGCTATGGCAGCACAACCCGCGTCTTACTCCATTGCAGACGGATGATCCGGAGGTCATCACGCTGCAGTGCAACTATCCACTGATCCATCGCAGCAACGAAAGTCCCTATCACTTCGTCGAAGCGTTTACTGAATTCCTGAATGACAAGCTCTCGCTGCATGTCGTCCCCCAAAAGCTTGCCGGCGAGATTCACTTGCACCCCAAAGAAAAGGCCTGGATCTCCCAGGTGCAGGAGCGGACAAAGACAGAAGTTCCGTTCTGGGTCATCGCCGCCGGAGGTAAGTACGATTTCACCGCAAAATGGTGGAATAGCGACCGGTATCAGCAGGTAGTCGACCACTTCCATGGGAAGATTCAGTTCGTGCAGGTCGGGGAGCTGCACCACTATCATCCGCCCCTTCGCGGTGTGATCGACCTCCGCGGGCTGACAGACATTCGTCAATTGGTGCGCCTGGTCTATCACGCGCAGGGAGTCGTTTGCGGCGTTACCTTCCTCATGCATCTGGCCGCAGCCGTCGAAACGAAAGCGGGGAAAGAACGATCGAGGCCCTGCGTGGTGGTCGCCGGCGGACGTGAGCCTCCTCAATGGGAGGCATATCCTCATCATCAATTTCTCCATACCGTAGGAGCTCTGTCTTGCTGCGAAAAAGGCGGATGCTGGAAGTCCAGGACTCTGCCCATGGGCGATGGAAGCGAAAAGGATGCGCCTCGAAATCTTTGCGTCGATGTTGTCGATCGAATGCCGCGGTGCATGGACATGATCGCCAGTGAGGATGTGATCCGCGCGATCGAGAGATACTTCGAAGGCGGCCGTCACGCCTATCTCACATCCGATCAGTTTTGCGCAGCACAACCGGCAGTCCGGCAACCATCAGCCCAATCCATTTCGACCTCTATGGTCCAGTAG
- a CDS encoding tyrosinase family protein, producing MSSSSGSGLRIRQNVLNLSAAQQAKFVNALLSLKSAGKYDSYVTLHASAAMKSTPAPGDPLPNATNPAAAVAYRNAAGSGPAFFPWHREFVLRLERDLAVAMAEPGFAMPYWNWAADSGAAPPASSSIWGTALMGGDGDPANSNRVRTGPFRSVLDGGSWTTVELDANGKPLPSSFLRRTLGRGTSASGVPLPSPAKVNASLGLTPYDVADFSSASTSGFRNSCEGWVPFGMNNLVRTWIGGSMASVTGPNDPVFFLHYCNMDRLWNFWQASKAGGFGRGYVPISKGPAGHNLTDPIFPWTTATDTVTPADMVNSLTLGYKYDTD from the coding sequence ATGAGTAGTTCTTCCGGGTCAGGACTAAGAATCCGTCAAAACGTCCTGAATCTATCTGCGGCGCAGCAGGCGAAGTTTGTGAACGCGCTGCTCTCGCTTAAGTCTGCGGGCAAATACGACAGCTATGTGACCCTGCATGCGAGCGCAGCGATGAAGAGTACGCCTGCTCCTGGAGACCCTCTCCCCAACGCCACCAATCCAGCAGCCGCCGTGGCGTACAGGAACGCAGCCGGTAGCGGACCGGCGTTCTTCCCTTGGCATCGCGAGTTCGTCTTGCGGCTGGAGAGGGACCTTGCCGTGGCCATGGCTGAGCCTGGCTTCGCCATGCCCTACTGGAATTGGGCCGCCGACTCCGGGGCCGCTCCTCCGGCATCTTCGTCAATCTGGGGAACGGCTCTCATGGGCGGCGATGGGGACCCAGCCAACTCGAACCGCGTTCGAACCGGTCCATTCCGTTCTGTACTGGATGGGGGCAGTTGGACGACGGTCGAACTGGATGCCAACGGCAAGCCCCTGCCATCTAGCTTCCTGCGCCGGACCCTCGGTCGCGGCACGTCGGCATCTGGCGTGCCGTTACCCAGCCCCGCCAAGGTGAACGCAAGTCTTGGCCTCACACCTTACGATGTCGCCGACTTCAGCAGCGCATCGACAAGTGGATTTAGAAATAGCTGCGAGGGTTGGGTTCCTTTCGGCATGAACAACCTGGTCCGCACCTGGATCGGGGGAAGCATGGCTTCGGTGACCGGCCCTAACGATCCGGTGTTCTTCCTGCATTACTGCAACATGGACCGGCTCTGGAACTTCTGGCAGGCCAGCAAAGCCGGTGGGTTCGGCAGGGGATACGTGCCGATCAGCAAGGGACCAGCTGGTCATAACCTCACGGATCCCATATTCCCCTGGACGACGGCGACCGACACCGTTACGCCGGCGGATATGGTTAACTCCCTGACTCTGGGCTATAAGTATGACACTGACTAA